A region from the Chitinophaga sp. Cy-1792 genome encodes:
- a CDS encoding ring-cleaving dioxygenase: MGKIEGIHHVTAISGNAKKNYDFYTRVMGLRFVKKTVNFDDPNTYHFYYGDEKGTPGTILTFFPWEDIMTGRRGTHMATEIGYSVPEGSLDFWLKRLDKENIIYNKPSSKFGEVYLTFLDRDGLKIELTVPEKSDDRTPWVTQEINEDVATRGFHHVTLTLEDIQPTADLLVSVFDYTLVKNHTNRYRFAGPNGEKGGYIDLVEAKGEQRGHVAGGSVHHVAFRVADDAAQLELRQILEDRGLHVTAQLDRKYFRSVYFREPGGVLFELATDQPGFTVDEPVQELGTHLMLPEQFEAQRAEIESRLIKLD, encoded by the coding sequence ATGGGTAAGATAGAAGGAATACATCACGTAACGGCGATCTCAGGAAATGCGAAGAAGAACTATGATTTTTATACCCGGGTAATGGGGCTGAGGTTTGTTAAGAAAACCGTCAATTTTGACGATCCTAACACCTATCACTTCTATTATGGAGATGAAAAAGGCACACCTGGCACCATCCTGACCTTCTTCCCCTGGGAAGATATTATGACTGGCAGACGCGGTACGCATATGGCCACAGAAATAGGTTACAGCGTTCCCGAAGGCAGCCTGGATTTCTGGCTGAAAAGGCTGGACAAAGAAAATATCATCTACAACAAACCTTCCTCTAAATTCGGTGAGGTATACCTTACCTTCCTGGACAGAGATGGTTTAAAAATAGAATTGACCGTACCGGAAAAAAGTGACGACAGAACGCCGTGGGTAACACAAGAAATTAATGAAGATGTTGCCACCAGGGGGTTCCATCACGTTACCCTTACGCTGGAAGACATACAGCCTACTGCCGACCTGCTGGTGTCTGTATTCGATTACACGCTGGTAAAGAACCACACCAACCGTTACCGCTTCGCCGGCCCTAACGGCGAAAAAGGCGGCTATATTGATCTCGTGGAAGCCAAAGGCGAGCAACGCGGACACGTAGCCGGCGGCAGTGTACACCATGTTGCCTTTCGTGTAGCCGACGACGCGGCACAGCTGGAACTCAGGCAGATACTGGAAGACAGAGGCCTGCATGTCACTGCACAACTGGACAGAAAATATTTCAGGTCTGTATACTTCCGTGAACCGGGCGGTGTATTATTTGAGCTGGCCACCGACCAGCCAGGTTTTACCGTAGATGAACCCGTTCAGGAACTGGGCACCCACCTGATGTTACCGGAGCAATTTGAGGCGCAGCGCGCAGAAATAGAAAGCAGACTAATAAAGCTGGACTAA
- a CDS encoding DUF4142 domain-containing protein — protein MKKNVFIAIAACLLTGILQSCGGSNSNKAETDSAQQINEAVKPVDDQSSKFAVEAANGGMSEVAMGKLAQEKATNPRVKAFGTMMVNDHSRIDDALKALAATLNITLPAAINPDEQKHLDELAKKSGKDFDKEYMKMMVDDHNMDVKAFEDASQSLTNADIKAFAATTLITLKVHQDSARAIKDALK, from the coding sequence ATGAAAAAGAACGTATTTATTGCAATAGCAGCGTGTCTGCTAACGGGTATTCTACAATCATGTGGCGGTAGTAATTCGAATAAGGCAGAAACAGATAGTGCCCAGCAGATCAATGAGGCCGTAAAGCCCGTTGATGACCAGTCGTCTAAGTTTGCTGTGGAAGCTGCTAATGGAGGTATGTCGGAAGTAGCTATGGGTAAACTGGCCCAGGAAAAGGCGACTAATCCGCGGGTGAAAGCTTTCGGTACCATGATGGTAAATGATCATAGCAGAATTGATGACGCACTGAAAGCATTAGCTGCAACACTGAATATCACCTTGCCTGCAGCCATCAATCCGGATGAACAGAAACACCTGGATGAACTGGCAAAGAAATCTGGTAAAGACTTCGATAAAGAATATATGAAGATGATGGTAGATGATCATAATATGGATGTGAAAGCATTTGAAGATGCTTCGCAAAGTCTTACCAATGCTGATATTAAAGCATTTGCTGCAACTACATTGATTACATTGAAAGTACACCAGGATTCTGCCAGAGCGATCAAAGATGCATTAAAATAA
- a CDS encoding (4Fe-4S)-binding protein: MKDITKKYTNGEVTIVWKPNVCVHSEVCFHGLPEVFNPNNKPWINAEGAPTQRMIDQVKRCPSGALTYFLNADAAAEGGIAPEITAESIVEPLPNGPLLVYGNIVVKDAAGNETHKNKVTAFCRCGASSNKPYCDGTHAKIQFTDKPNS, translated from the coding sequence ATGAAAGACATCACCAAGAAATACACTAATGGCGAGGTAACCATTGTATGGAAGCCGAATGTTTGTGTCCATTCTGAAGTATGCTTCCACGGCCTTCCGGAAGTATTTAATCCCAACAACAAGCCCTGGATCAATGCAGAAGGCGCCCCTACACAACGTATGATAGACCAGGTGAAGAGATGTCCTTCCGGTGCACTTACCTACTTCCTCAACGCCGATGCGGCAGCAGAAGGAGGCATAGCCCCTGAGATTACGGCAGAAAGCATAGTGGAACCGTTACCCAACGGACCGCTGCTGGTATACGGCAATATTGTCGTGAAAGATGCAGCAGGCAATGAAACGCATAAGAATAAAGTCACTGCATTCTGCCGCTGTGGCGCTTCCAGTAACAAACCTTACTGTGATGGCACCCATGCTAAAATTCAATTTACCGATAAACCCAACAGCTAA
- a CDS encoding OsmC family protein, with protein sequence MEDNIVTVTIGNIPYQASIEARSHRWLADEPENVGGGDTGPQPGELLLSSLGTCTAITVKMYAARKGWPLEDIEVQLNFNKELKPSPNTTVIELNISLKGNLDEEQRARLLQIAHQCPVHKVLLNPIEIITKAY encoded by the coding sequence ATGGAAGACAATATCGTAACAGTAACAATTGGCAACATCCCGTACCAGGCGTCTATTGAAGCAAGGTCACACCGCTGGCTGGCAGACGAGCCTGAAAACGTTGGTGGTGGCGATACCGGGCCGCAACCAGGAGAGCTCCTGCTCAGCAGTCTGGGTACCTGCACCGCCATTACCGTAAAAATGTATGCGGCGAGGAAAGGCTGGCCACTGGAAGATATAGAGGTACAGCTGAACTTCAACAAGGAGCTGAAGCCATCCCCCAACACCACTGTAATAGAGCTCAACATCAGCCTGAAAGGCAATCTGGATGAAGAGCAGCGGGCAAGGCTGTTGCAGATAGCCCACCAGTGCCCGGTACACAAGGTATTGCTGAATCCCATAGAGATTATTACCAAAGCGTATTAA
- a CDS encoding GNAT family N-acetyltransferase translates to MELTITKNEEKHRFETTVEGHTGFIQYVETPGVIAYVHTEVPPELEGRGIAAQLAKYVLDYAREHKLRVKPLCPYVHAYMKRHPEYNDLLHAQQ, encoded by the coding sequence ATGGAATTAACGATAACAAAAAACGAAGAAAAACATCGTTTCGAAACAACCGTAGAAGGACATACCGGCTTCATTCAATATGTGGAAACGCCTGGTGTCATTGCATATGTTCATACCGAGGTACCTCCTGAACTGGAAGGACGCGGCATTGCCGCTCAACTGGCAAAATACGTACTGGATTATGCCCGTGAACATAAGCTGAGAGTAAAACCATTATGTCCTTACGTGCATGCCTATATGAAACGTCATCCGGAGTATAATGATCTGTTGCATGCGCAGCAATAA
- a CDS encoding YeeE/YedE family protein, with protein sequence MSFLYQPWYWLPAGFLIGLTVPLLLLLGNKPFGISSSLRHICAACFPAGISFFRYDWKQQAWNLFFVAGIAIGGYIGGVLLKDPHPVEVAAATQQRLAGYGLHDYSSLLPAELFNWNNLFTLKGLIFFVIGGLLVGFGTRYAGGCTSGHSIMGISNLQWPSMVATMCFMAGGFFCANVILPWIFSHII encoded by the coding sequence ATGAGTTTCCTTTATCAACCATGGTATTGGCTGCCCGCGGGATTCCTGATAGGGCTAACCGTCCCGCTCCTGCTGTTGCTGGGCAATAAGCCGTTCGGTATCTCCTCTTCCCTGCGTCATATATGTGCTGCCTGCTTTCCCGCAGGCATTTCTTTTTTCAGGTACGACTGGAAACAGCAGGCCTGGAATCTTTTCTTTGTGGCAGGCATAGCCATCGGCGGATACATTGGCGGTGTATTACTGAAAGATCCGCATCCGGTAGAAGTAGCAGCTGCCACCCAGCAACGGCTCGCCGGCTATGGCCTGCACGACTACTCCTCGCTCCTTCCTGCAGAGCTATTTAACTGGAATAACCTGTTTACGCTCAAAGGACTTATATTCTTTGTCATCGGGGGTTTGCTGGTGGGTTTTGGTACCCGCTATGCCGGTGGTTGCACCTCCGGCCATTCCATCATGGGTATTTCTAACCTGCAGTGGCCTTCCATGGTAGCGACCATGTGTTTCATGGCTGGCGGGTTCTTTTGTGCCAATGTTATTCTTCCCTGGATCTTCTCACATATCATCTGA
- a CDS encoding alpha/beta hydrolase, whose amino-acid sequence MDFKPLEYIWQPADNSNGYTLLLLHGTGGDETDLLPLGERIGKQYNLLGLRGNVEEHGMPRFFRRLSAGVFDEADIHFRTHEMVHFLKELSLEKGFDADKLIAVGYSNGANIAGAILMLYPELLAGAALFRPMQPLHGIEDPFETEKAQPVLLSAGSLDTTVATAATTAYASLLEANGFRVSLHQLETGHNLTQQDITLAGKWLADSF is encoded by the coding sequence ATGGATTTCAAACCACTGGAATATATCTGGCAACCTGCCGATAACAGCAACGGGTATACGTTGCTGTTATTACACGGCACGGGGGGCGATGAAACAGATTTGCTGCCGCTGGGCGAACGTATCGGCAAGCAGTACAACCTGCTGGGATTACGTGGCAATGTGGAAGAACATGGTATGCCCCGCTTTTTCAGGCGATTATCAGCCGGTGTTTTTGACGAAGCTGACATCCATTTCAGAACACATGAGATGGTACATTTCTTAAAGGAGTTATCCCTGGAAAAAGGCTTTGACGCAGATAAGCTGATCGCTGTCGGGTATTCCAACGGTGCAAACATTGCAGGCGCCATACTGATGCTTTATCCCGAATTACTTGCCGGGGCTGCGTTGTTCAGGCCCATGCAGCCATTACATGGTATAGAAGACCCGTTTGAAACGGAGAAAGCCCAGCCGGTATTATTGAGTGCAGGCAGTCTTGATACCACAGTAGCAACCGCCGCCACCACAGCATATGCCTCCTTACTGGAAGCGAATGGTTTCCGGGTAAGTTTGCACCAGCTGGAAACAGGTCATAACCTCACCCAGCAGGATATTACACTGGCAGGAAAATGGCTGGCAGATTCATTTTAG
- a CDS encoding DUF6691 family protein: MKNIKYLLAGIYFGIVLVKSQVISWFRIQEMFQLTSFHMYGVIGTAIVTGIISIQLIKRFNIKTFSGEPIEIAPKQFDKGQIFGGLIFGLGWAITGACPGPLFAQIGSGFTVVLITLLSAIAGTWLYGLLEKKLPH, encoded by the coding sequence ATGAAAAATATTAAATACCTGCTTGCCGGCATTTATTTCGGGATCGTACTTGTAAAATCACAGGTGATCAGCTGGTTTCGCATACAGGAAATGTTTCAGCTCACTTCCTTTCATATGTACGGCGTCATCGGCACCGCCATTGTTACCGGCATTATTTCCATACAACTTATCAAACGTTTTAACATCAAGACTTTCAGTGGAGAACCAATTGAGATAGCGCCCAAACAATTCGATAAGGGGCAGATCTTCGGCGGACTGATCTTCGGACTGGGATGGGCCATAACAGGAGCTTGTCCGGGGCCATTGTTTGCGCAGATCGGGAGTGGATTCACGGTTGTGCTAATTACCTTACTGAGTGCCATTGCCGGCACCTGGTTATACGGCCTGCTGGAAAAGAAACTACCTCATTAA